A genomic stretch from Ooceraea biroi isolate clonal line C1 chromosome 3, Obir_v5.4, whole genome shotgun sequence includes:
- the LOC105285715 gene encoding heterogeneous nuclear ribonucleoprotein R isoform X4 has product MAEGNGEIKMEEKQEMESVERTEDFNKLMAYGLDEKVAAKLDEIYKTGKLAHVDLDERALDALKEFPVDGALNVLTQFLESNLEHVSNKSAYLCGVMKTYRQKSRAGQGTGTSTTPKAPDEDKIKMILERTGYPLDVTTGQRKYGGPPPNWEGPTPGTGCEVFCGKIPKDMYEDELIPLFEKCGKIWDLRLMMDPMSGSNRGYAFITFTNREAAQQAVRELNDYEIRKGKKIGVTVSYNNHRLFVGNIPKNRDRDDLFEEFTKHAPGLTEVIIYSSPDDKKKNRGFCFLEYESHKAASLAKRRLSTGRIKVWGCDIIVDWADPQEEPDEQTMSKVRVLYVRNLTQDCSEEKLKESFEQYGKIERVKKIKDYAFIHFEDRDNAVKAMNELNGKEMGGSHIEVSLAKPPSDKKKKEEMLRARERRMMQMLQGRGGGSPSHPSMMGGPMPVRGPAQGPRGTGAGMRGQMGRGDYALKEIDYDYDYYGYGDYRGGYSDPYYDDYYRYEDYYFDYAPPPPPARGRGRQPQPAGRGRGVVPRGRIGGPQARGPVRGGRNPAASGARGVQRLAARGGVRAKGSLPGEDAGKRKFDGGHQNQGESKRRFQSNWGNQPLAQQPLGNAYGLASVNGGSGGGGGDIGFGGRAGTLGGVSGDDHEWYQDSYQSWS; this is encoded by the exons ATGGCAGAAGGGAATGGGGAgataaaaatggaagaaaaacaagaaatgGAAAGTGTGGAACGGACAGAAGATTTTAACAAACTCATGGCATATGGACTAGATGAGAAAGTGGCTGCCAAACTGGATGAAATTTATAAGACGGGAAAATTGGCTCATGTTGATCTGGATGAAAGAGCTCTTGACGCCTTGAAGGAATTTCCAGTTGACGGCGCGCTAAACGTGCTTACGCAATTTCTGGAATCTAATCTGGAACATGTATCTAATAAATCCGCGTATCTTTGCGGAGTAATGAAAACATATAGACAAAAGAGTCGTGCTGGTCAAGGTACGGGCACCAGTACGACACCCAAGGCCCCGGATGAGGACAAAATCAAG atgATCCTGGAGAGAACAGGATATCCTTTGGATGTAACTACTGGGCAAAGAAAATACGGTGGTCCTCCACCAAATTGGGAAGGTCCAACTCCTGGTACTGGTTGTGAG gTATTTTGTGGCAAAATCCCAAAAGACATGTACGAAGACGAATTAATTCcgttatttgaaaaatgcggAAAAATTTGGGACTTGAGACTGATGATGGACCCCATGTCAGGTTCCAACAGAGGATACGCATTTATCACATTTACTAACAGGGAGGCTGCGCAGCAGGCTGTCCGAGAG CTGAATGATTATGAGATTCGGAAAGGGAAAAAGATTGGTGTTACCGTATCTTATAACAATCACCGCTTGTTTGTGGGAAATATTCCAAAGAATCGAGACCGAGATGACTTGTTCGAAGAGTTTACAAAGCACGCAC CTGGCCTGACGGAGGTGATTATCTACAGCTCACCGGATgacaaaaagaagaatagaGGTTTTTGCTTTTTGGAGTATGAATCTCACAAAGCAGCTTCCTTAGCCAAGCGAAGGTTGAGCACTGGACGTATCAAGGTTTGGGGATGTGATATTATTGTCGATTGGGCTGACCCTCAGGAGGAACCGGACGAACAAACCATGTCTAAA GTTCGTGTGCTTTACGTGCGAAATTTGACGCAAGATTGTTCGGAGGAGAAGCTAAAGGAGAGCTTCGAACAATACGGCAAAATTGAACGAGTGAAGAAGATCAAGGATTACGCTTTTATACACTTCGAAGATAGGGACAATGCTGTTAAA GCAATGAACGAATTGAACGGAAAAGAAATGGGTGGATCCCACATAGAGGTTTCATTGGCAAAACCACCAtccgataaaaagaaaaaagaagagatgcTACGTGCTAGGGAGAGACGAATGATGCAGATGTTACAGGGTAGAGGCGG TGGATCTCCATCTCATCCCAGCATGATGGGAGGCCCAATGCCAGTTCGTGGACCTGCACAAGGACCTCGGGGCACCGGCGCAGGTATGCGTGGACAGATGGGACGAGGCGATTACG CTCTCAAGGAAATAG ATTATGATTACGACTATTACGGTTATGGGGATTATCGAGGTGGCTACAGTGATCCCTATTACGATGACTATTATCGATACGAAGATTACTATTTCGATTATGCGCCGCCTCCGCCGCCTGCCAGAGGGAGAGGCAGGCAGCCTCAACCG GCTGGTCGTGGCCGTGGAGTAGTGCCACGTGGCCGAATCGGTGGCCCGCAAGCCCGTGGGCCAGTCAGGGGGGGACGCAACCCCGCAGCTTCAGGGGCCCGTGGGGTCCAGCGGCTGGCCGCTCGTGGGGGGGTCCGCGCCAAGGGAAGTTTACCAGGTGAGGATG CAGGTAAACGAAAATTTGACGGGGGTCACCAGAACCAGGGGGAATCTAAGCGTCGCTTCCAGAGCAACTGGGGAAACCAGCCCCTCGCCCAACAACCACTGGGCAATGCGTACGGATTGGCGAGTGTGAATGGTGgcagtggtggtggtggcggtgacATAGGTTTTGGAGGCAGAGCCGGCACGCTCGGCGGTGTTTCCGGCGACGATCACGAATGGTATCAAGACTCCTACCAGTCATGGAGCTAA
- the LOC105285715 gene encoding heterogeneous nuclear ribonucleoprotein R isoform X10: MAEGNGEIKMEEKQEMESVERTEDFNKLMAYGLDEKVAAKLDEIYKTGKLAHVDLDERALDALKEFPVDGALNVLTQFLESNLEHVSNKSAYLCGVMKTYRQKSRAGQGTGTSTTPKAPDEDKIKMILERTGYPLDVTTGQRKYGGPPPNWEGPTPGTGCEVFCGKIPKDMYEDELIPLFEKCGKIWDLRLMMDPMSGSNRGYAFITFTNREAAQQAVRELDNHEIKPGKSLKVNISVPNLRLFVGNIPKSKGKEEILEEFGKLTAGLTEVIIYSSPDDKKKNRGFCFLEYESHKAASLAKRRLSTGRIKVWGCDIIVDWADPQEEPDEQTMSKVRVLYVRNLTQDCSEEKLKESFEQYGKIERVKKIKDYAFIHFEDRDNAVKAMNELNGKEMGGSHIEVSLAKPPSDKKKKEEMLRARERRMMQMLQGRGGGSPSHPSMMGGPMPVRGPAQGPRGTGAGMRGQMGRGDYDYDYDYYGYGDYRGGYSDPYYDDYYRYEDYYFDYAPPPPPARGRGRQPQPAGRGRGVVPRGRIGGPQARGPVRGGRNPAASGARGVQRLAARGGVRAKGSLPAGKRKFDGGHQNQGESKRRFQSNWGNQPLAQQPLGNAYGLASVNGGSGGGGGDIGFGGRAGTLGGVSGDDHEWYQDSYQSWS; the protein is encoded by the exons ATGGCAGAAGGGAATGGGGAgataaaaatggaagaaaaacaagaaatgGAAAGTGTGGAACGGACAGAAGATTTTAACAAACTCATGGCATATGGACTAGATGAGAAAGTGGCTGCCAAACTGGATGAAATTTATAAGACGGGAAAATTGGCTCATGTTGATCTGGATGAAAGAGCTCTTGACGCCTTGAAGGAATTTCCAGTTGACGGCGCGCTAAACGTGCTTACGCAATTTCTGGAATCTAATCTGGAACATGTATCTAATAAATCCGCGTATCTTTGCGGAGTAATGAAAACATATAGACAAAAGAGTCGTGCTGGTCAAGGTACGGGCACCAGTACGACACCCAAGGCCCCGGATGAGGACAAAATCAAG atgATCCTGGAGAGAACAGGATATCCTTTGGATGTAACTACTGGGCAAAGAAAATACGGTGGTCCTCCACCAAATTGGGAAGGTCCAACTCCTGGTACTGGTTGTGAG gTATTTTGTGGCAAAATCCCAAAAGACATGTACGAAGACGAATTAATTCcgttatttgaaaaatgcggAAAAATTTGGGACTTGAGACTGATGATGGACCCCATGTCAGGTTCCAACAGAGGATACGCATTTATCACATTTACTAACAGGGAGGCTGCGCAGCAGGCTGTCCGAGAG CTCGATAATCACGAAATAAAACCCGGCAAGAGTCTGAAAGTAAACATTAGCGTTCCTAATCTACGACTTTTCGTGGGGAACATACCAAAGTCAAAAGGCAAAGAGGAGATCTTGGAGGAATTTGGTAAATTAACAG CTGGCCTGACGGAGGTGATTATCTACAGCTCACCGGATgacaaaaagaagaatagaGGTTTTTGCTTTTTGGAGTATGAATCTCACAAAGCAGCTTCCTTAGCCAAGCGAAGGTTGAGCACTGGACGTATCAAGGTTTGGGGATGTGATATTATTGTCGATTGGGCTGACCCTCAGGAGGAACCGGACGAACAAACCATGTCTAAA GTTCGTGTGCTTTACGTGCGAAATTTGACGCAAGATTGTTCGGAGGAGAAGCTAAAGGAGAGCTTCGAACAATACGGCAAAATTGAACGAGTGAAGAAGATCAAGGATTACGCTTTTATACACTTCGAAGATAGGGACAATGCTGTTAAA GCAATGAACGAATTGAACGGAAAAGAAATGGGTGGATCCCACATAGAGGTTTCATTGGCAAAACCACCAtccgataaaaagaaaaaagaagagatgcTACGTGCTAGGGAGAGACGAATGATGCAGATGTTACAGGGTAGAGGCGG TGGATCTCCATCTCATCCCAGCATGATGGGAGGCCCAATGCCAGTTCGTGGACCTGCACAAGGACCTCGGGGCACCGGCGCAGGTATGCGTGGACAGATGGGACGAGGCGATTACG ATTATGATTACGACTATTACGGTTATGGGGATTATCGAGGTGGCTACAGTGATCCCTATTACGATGACTATTATCGATACGAAGATTACTATTTCGATTATGCGCCGCCTCCGCCGCCTGCCAGAGGGAGAGGCAGGCAGCCTCAACCG GCTGGTCGTGGCCGTGGAGTAGTGCCACGTGGCCGAATCGGTGGCCCGCAAGCCCGTGGGCCAGTCAGGGGGGGACGCAACCCCGCAGCTTCAGGGGCCCGTGGGGTCCAGCGGCTGGCCGCTCGTGGGGGGGTCCGCGCCAAGGGAAGTTTACCAG CAGGTAAACGAAAATTTGACGGGGGTCACCAGAACCAGGGGGAATCTAAGCGTCGCTTCCAGAGCAACTGGGGAAACCAGCCCCTCGCCCAACAACCACTGGGCAATGCGTACGGATTGGCGAGTGTGAATGGTGgcagtggtggtggtggcggtgacATAGGTTTTGGAGGCAGAGCCGGCACGCTCGGCGGTGTTTCCGGCGACGATCACGAATGGTATCAAGACTCCTACCAGTCATGGAGCTAA
- the LOC105285715 gene encoding heterogeneous nuclear ribonucleoprotein R isoform X12 has product MAEGNGEIKMEEKQEMESVERTEDFNKLMAYGLDEKVAAKLDEIYKTGKLAHVDLDERALDALKEFPVDGALNVLTQFLESNLEHVSNKSAYLCGVMKTYRQKSRAGQGTGTSTTPKAPDEDKIKMILERTGYPLDVTTGQRKYGGPPPNWEGPTPGTGCEVFCGKIPKDMYEDELIPLFEKCGKIWDLRLMMDPMSGSNRGYAFITFTNREAAQQAVRELNDYEIRKGKKIGVTVSYNNHRLFVGNIPKNRDRDDLFEEFTKHAPGLTEVIIYSSPDDKKKNRGFCFLEYESHKAASLAKRRLSTGRIKVWGCDIIVDWADPQEEPDEQTMSKVRVLYVRNLTQDCSEEKLKESFEQYGKIERVKKIKDYAFIHFEDRDNAVKAMNELNGKEMGGSHIEVSLAKPPSDKKKKEEMLRARERRMMQMLQGRGGFPFDSGSPSHPSMMGGPMPVRGPAQGPRGTGAGMRGQMGRGDYAGKRKFDGGHQNQGESKRRFQSNWGNQPLAQQPLGNAYGLASVNGGSGGGGGDIGFGGRAGTLGGVSGDDHEWYQDSYQSWS; this is encoded by the exons ATGGCAGAAGGGAATGGGGAgataaaaatggaagaaaaacaagaaatgGAAAGTGTGGAACGGACAGAAGATTTTAACAAACTCATGGCATATGGACTAGATGAGAAAGTGGCTGCCAAACTGGATGAAATTTATAAGACGGGAAAATTGGCTCATGTTGATCTGGATGAAAGAGCTCTTGACGCCTTGAAGGAATTTCCAGTTGACGGCGCGCTAAACGTGCTTACGCAATTTCTGGAATCTAATCTGGAACATGTATCTAATAAATCCGCGTATCTTTGCGGAGTAATGAAAACATATAGACAAAAGAGTCGTGCTGGTCAAGGTACGGGCACCAGTACGACACCCAAGGCCCCGGATGAGGACAAAATCAAG atgATCCTGGAGAGAACAGGATATCCTTTGGATGTAACTACTGGGCAAAGAAAATACGGTGGTCCTCCACCAAATTGGGAAGGTCCAACTCCTGGTACTGGTTGTGAG gTATTTTGTGGCAAAATCCCAAAAGACATGTACGAAGACGAATTAATTCcgttatttgaaaaatgcggAAAAATTTGGGACTTGAGACTGATGATGGACCCCATGTCAGGTTCCAACAGAGGATACGCATTTATCACATTTACTAACAGGGAGGCTGCGCAGCAGGCTGTCCGAGAG CTGAATGATTATGAGATTCGGAAAGGGAAAAAGATTGGTGTTACCGTATCTTATAACAATCACCGCTTGTTTGTGGGAAATATTCCAAAGAATCGAGACCGAGATGACTTGTTCGAAGAGTTTACAAAGCACGCAC CTGGCCTGACGGAGGTGATTATCTACAGCTCACCGGATgacaaaaagaagaatagaGGTTTTTGCTTTTTGGAGTATGAATCTCACAAAGCAGCTTCCTTAGCCAAGCGAAGGTTGAGCACTGGACGTATCAAGGTTTGGGGATGTGATATTATTGTCGATTGGGCTGACCCTCAGGAGGAACCGGACGAACAAACCATGTCTAAA GTTCGTGTGCTTTACGTGCGAAATTTGACGCAAGATTGTTCGGAGGAGAAGCTAAAGGAGAGCTTCGAACAATACGGCAAAATTGAACGAGTGAAGAAGATCAAGGATTACGCTTTTATACACTTCGAAGATAGGGACAATGCTGTTAAA GCAATGAACGAATTGAACGGAAAAGAAATGGGTGGATCCCACATAGAGGTTTCATTGGCAAAACCACCAtccgataaaaagaaaaaagaagagatgcTACGTGCTAGGGAGAGACGAATGATGCAGATGTTACAGGGTAGAGGCGG TTTTCCTTTTGACAGTGGATCTCCATCTCATCCCAGCATGATGGGAGGCCCAATGCCAGTTCGTGGACCTGCACAAGGACCTCGGGGCACCGGCGCAGGTATGCGTGGACAGATGGGACGAGGCGATTACG CAGGTAAACGAAAATTTGACGGGGGTCACCAGAACCAGGGGGAATCTAAGCGTCGCTTCCAGAGCAACTGGGGAAACCAGCCCCTCGCCCAACAACCACTGGGCAATGCGTACGGATTGGCGAGTGTGAATGGTGgcagtggtggtggtggcggtgacATAGGTTTTGGAGGCAGAGCCGGCACGCTCGGCGGTGTTTCCGGCGACGATCACGAATGGTATCAAGACTCCTACCAGTCATGGAGCTAA